The Kiritimatiellaceae bacterium genome contains a region encoding:
- a CDS encoding zinc-binding dehydrogenase, producing MKTKAVRLYGEKDLRLEEFDLPPIKDNEILARVVSDSICMSSYKEAGQGSRHQRVPKDIATNPVIIGHEFCGEILEVGSKWAGQFKVGQKFSIQPAINYPHGPAGLLSAPGYSYPHVGGDAQTIIIPNEVMEMNCLLPFNGEAYYHGSLAEPVSCIVGAYHANYHTKPGTYVHNMGIVEGGAVAILAGVGPMGLGAIDYAIHCDRKPALVVVTDIDTTRLQRAASIYTVEEAAKNGVKLLYVNTAEEGHGTDYLKSLTPNGAGFNDVFVYAPVKPVVEQGDKILAFDGCLNFFAGPTDPEFSAGFNFFRVHYAATHLVGTTGGNTDDMLEALKMMEAGDLNPSTMITHVGGLDAVIETTLNLPKIPGGKKLIYTGISMPLTALAELKDKNCPLCKKLATIVEKHNGLWSPEAEKYLLANAPTI from the coding sequence ATGAAAACCAAAGCAGTACGTTTATACGGCGAAAAAGATCTGAGACTCGAAGAATTTGATCTTCCGCCGATCAAGGATAATGAAATTCTGGCGCGGGTGGTTTCCGACTCTATCTGCATGTCCTCCTATAAAGAAGCGGGTCAGGGTTCGCGCCATCAGCGCGTACCGAAAGATATTGCAACGAACCCGGTCATCATCGGTCATGAGTTCTGCGGCGAAATTCTGGAGGTCGGATCCAAGTGGGCCGGACAGTTTAAGGTCGGTCAGAAATTTTCTATTCAGCCTGCAATAAACTATCCGCACGGCCCGGCTGGACTGCTGTCTGCTCCCGGCTATTCTTATCCGCACGTCGGCGGCGATGCACAGACGATCATTATTCCGAACGAGGTGATGGAAATGAATTGTCTGCTGCCGTTCAACGGCGAAGCGTATTATCACGGATCGCTGGCGGAACCGGTTTCCTGTATCGTCGGCGCATACCACGCCAATTATCACACCAAGCCCGGAACCTATGTTCATAATATGGGAATTGTAGAAGGCGGCGCCGTGGCGATTCTGGCTGGCGTCGGCCCGATGGGTTTGGGCGCGATTGATTATGCGATTCATTGCGACCGGAAACCCGCTCTCGTGGTGGTAACCGACATCGACACCACCCGGCTTCAGCGGGCGGCATCCATCTACACGGTGGAAGAGGCTGCGAAAAACGGCGTGAAACTGCTCTATGTGAATACAGCGGAAGAGGGACATGGAACCGACTATCTCAAGTCGCTGACCCCGAACGGCGCCGGATTCAACGATGTGTTTGTTTACGCGCCGGTCAAACCGGTCGTAGAGCAGGGCGATAAAATTCTGGCCTTCGACGGTTGCCTGAATTTCTTTGCCGGCCCGACCGATCCGGAATTTTCCGCTGGCTTCAATTTCTTCCGCGTTCACTATGCAGCGACCCATCTGGTCGGAACCACCGGAGGGAATACCGACGACATGCTTGAAGCGTTGAAGATGATGGAGGCCGGAGACTTGAATCCATCGACTATGATTACGCACGTCGGCGGACTGGATGCCGTTATCGAAACCACGCTCAACCTGCCGAAGATTCCCGGCGGCAAGAAGTTGATCTACACCGGTATTTCGATGCCGCTGACCGCACTGGCGGAACTGAAAGACAAAAACTGCCCGCTCTGCAAAAAGCTGGCGACGATTGTTGAAAAGCATAACGGACTCTGGAGTCCTGAGGCGGAGAAATATCTGCTCGCCAACGCTCCGACGATTTAA
- a CDS encoding methyltransferase domain-containing protein, with amino-acid sequence MNPSPLICPACEKTLTWSGRECRCENGHTFDPAKEGYLNLLLSHQRRSSHPGDDDNMIQARRRFLDSGAFDPLTGLIRQSAILNPQSTILDCGCGEGHFLGALSESRDGQFFGVDISKEAIRCAAKRYKKAKWIVANGMRKLPFADHSMDVILSVLAPRNPDEFVRVLKPDGALILGVPGPNHLIELRSQLTANAGDFEKKADEAAAKCAPHFKETHRELLSYQQTLDAAQLADLIQMTPIFWCSGPEAKASVQRLDQLTVTVSFTLLTLQRPT; translated from the coding sequence ATGAATCCATCACCCCTCATTTGCCCAGCCTGCGAAAAAACTCTGACATGGAGCGGGCGGGAGTGTCGCTGTGAAAACGGCCACACCTTCGATCCGGCAAAAGAGGGCTACCTGAATCTGTTGCTCAGCCACCAGCGGCGCTCCAGCCATCCCGGCGACGACGACAATATGATTCAGGCGCGCCGCCGTTTCCTCGATTCCGGCGCCTTTGATCCCCTCACCGGCTTGATCCGTCAATCAGCAATCCTCAATCCACAATCGACAATTCTCGACTGCGGCTGCGGCGAAGGTCATTTCCTCGGCGCACTGAGCGAGTCTCGCGATGGACAATTTTTCGGCGTGGATATTTCAAAAGAAGCTATCCGGTGCGCGGCCAAGCGGTACAAAAAGGCAAAGTGGATTGTCGCCAACGGAATGCGCAAACTGCCGTTCGCCGATCACTCAATGGATGTCATTCTCAGCGTTCTCGCTCCGCGTAATCCGGACGAATTCGTCCGTGTACTAAAACCCGATGGCGCACTGATTCTCGGCGTACCCGGCCCGAACCATTTGATTGAACTGCGTTCGCAGCTGACGGCCAATGCCGGTGACTTCGAAAAAAAAGCCGATGAGGCCGCCGCCAAATGCGCGCCGCACTTCAAGGAAACGCACCGGGAACTGTTGAGCTATCAGCAGACACTCGACGCGGCGCAACTCGCCGATCTGATCCAGATGACGCCGATCTTCTGGTGCTCCGGCCCGGAAGCAAAAGCTAGCGTGCAGCGGCTCGATCAACTGACGGTCACCGTCAGCTTCACCCTGCTTACACTGCAACGTCCAACATGA
- the dinB gene encoding DNA polymerase IV — MSEKTILHIDMDAFFAAVEVHDHPELKGKPVVIGSPPDKRGVVSTCSYEARKFGIHSAMPSRTAFKLCPHAVFLPPNMKRYHEVSGQIMEIFRRFTPLVEPLSSDEAFLDVTGARYLFGDGPAIAKKIKTAVLQETGLTCSVGVASNMFLAKIASDLNKPDGLTVVPASEKLIAAFLAPLPVKRMWGAGKKTQAILDAHKIRTIGDLQTVAPEKLAAWIGDNSAASFLRLAFGMDDRELTTDSEEKSISNEITFDKDQCDAGVVEAALLDLADKVGTRLRRAGYYAATAQIKLRWTDFSTITRQRRLDPPCCDDITLRDTALELFRKESLHSAVRLIGFGVSGLRRTADAPQLDLFKSPNKQTSTKREGLSRAVDRIRERFGRASIHRGSSMKNKNR, encoded by the coding sequence ATGTCTGAAAAAACTATTCTTCATATCGACATGGACGCCTTTTTCGCGGCGGTCGAGGTGCACGACCATCCCGAACTGAAGGGCAAACCGGTCGTGATCGGTTCGCCGCCGGACAAGCGCGGCGTGGTTTCAACCTGCTCCTACGAGGCACGCAAATTCGGCATCCATTCCGCCATGCCGTCGCGCACTGCCTTCAAACTCTGCCCACACGCCGTCTTTCTGCCGCCGAATATGAAGCGCTACCACGAAGTATCGGGACAGATCATGGAAATCTTCCGGCGCTTCACGCCGCTGGTCGAACCGCTCTCATCCGACGAAGCGTTCCTCGACGTCACCGGTGCGCGCTATCTTTTCGGCGACGGCCCAGCCATCGCCAAAAAAATTAAAACCGCCGTACTGCAAGAAACCGGGCTGACCTGCTCCGTCGGCGTTGCCTCCAATATGTTCCTCGCCAAAATCGCCAGCGATCTCAATAAACCTGACGGGCTCACCGTCGTTCCGGCTTCGGAAAAACTCATCGCCGCATTCCTCGCGCCGTTACCGGTTAAACGGATGTGGGGCGCCGGTAAAAAGACGCAGGCAATTCTGGACGCGCACAAGATCCGTACCATCGGCGATCTCCAAACCGTCGCACCGGAAAAGCTCGCCGCATGGATCGGTGACAATTCCGCCGCGAGTTTCCTGAGGCTGGCGTTCGGCATGGATGACCGCGAACTCACGACGGACAGCGAAGAGAAAAGTATCTCCAACGAAATTACCTTCGACAAAGATCAGTGCGATGCCGGAGTGGTCGAAGCCGCCCTGCTCGATCTGGCTGATAAAGTCGGCACGCGACTGCGCCGTGCCGGTTATTATGCCGCTACCGCGCAGATCAAACTTCGCTGGACCGATTTCTCCACCATTACCCGCCAGCGGCGGCTTGATCCGCCTTGCTGCGACGACATCACTCTGCGCGACACCGCGCTCGAACTGTTCCGGAAAGAAAGTCTGCACAGCGCCGTGCGACTGATCGGCTTCGGCGTCAGCGGACTGCGCCGTACCGCCGACGCTCCGCAACTTGATCTATTCAAAAGCCCGAACAAACAAACATCCACAAAACGTGAAGGTCTCAGTCGCGCCGTTGACCGCATCCGCGAAAGGTTTGGACGAGCCAGCATTCACCGCGGTTCCAGCATGAAAAATAAAAATCGCTAA
- a CDS encoding glutamine--tRNA ligase/YqeY domain fusion protein encodes MSSNFIHEIIDADLASGKHSEIVTRFPPEPNGYLHIGHAKAICLDFGTALKYGGRCHLRFDDTNPTAEDTEYVEAIENDVRWLGFDWGKNLFWASDYFDRMYECAVELIKLGKAYVCDLSVDAFKEYRGVPHLPGKEPAGRSRSIEENIDLFNRMKNGEFADGTYVLRAKIDMASPNLHMRDPAIYRIKHASHHNTGDKWCIYPMYDFAHCLEDSIEGVTHSLCTLEFEVHRPLYDWILETLELYQPHQYEFARLNLTYTIMSKRKLLELVKENLVNGWDDPRMPTVCGMRRRGYTPEAIRAFCTEIGITKTESLTDVALLEHHVRSDLNEIAPRRMAVLDPLKVVITSYPAGQTEEFELPNHPNKPEMGIRTVPFSREIYIEREDFMEEPAKKFFRLAPGTEVRLRGAYLVTCTNVVKDGSGNITELHCSHDPESKGGNAPDGRKVKGTIHWVSAVHGIKAEVRLYDRLFTSENPAAEEADFKEYLNPDSLKVITGFIEPGLAAAKAGEKFQFERIGYFCADIDTDSVKPVFNRTVGLRESSTKQA; translated from the coding sequence ATGAGCAGCAACTTTATTCATGAGATCATTGATGCGGATTTAGCCTCTGGAAAACACTCGGAGATCGTCACCCGCTTCCCGCCGGAACCAAACGGCTATTTGCATATCGGCCACGCCAAAGCCATCTGCCTCGACTTCGGCACCGCCTTGAAATACGGCGGACGCTGTCACCTGCGTTTCGACGACACCAACCCGACCGCCGAAGATACTGAATACGTCGAGGCGATTGAAAACGATGTCCGCTGGCTCGGCTTCGACTGGGGCAAAAACCTTTTTTGGGCATCCGACTATTTCGACCGCATGTATGAATGCGCCGTCGAACTGATCAAGCTCGGCAAGGCCTACGTCTGCGATTTGAGCGTCGATGCTTTCAAGGAATACCGCGGCGTGCCGCACCTGCCCGGCAAAGAACCGGCGGGCCGCAGCCGCTCCATCGAAGAAAACATCGACCTCTTCAATCGGATGAAAAACGGCGAATTCGCCGACGGCACCTACGTTCTGCGTGCCAAGATCGACATGGCCTCACCGAACCTGCACATGCGCGACCCGGCCATCTACCGCATCAAACACGCCAGCCACCACAACACCGGTGACAAATGGTGCATCTATCCGATGTACGACTTCGCCCATTGCCTCGAAGATTCCATCGAAGGCGTCACCCACTCGCTCTGCACGCTCGAATTTGAAGTCCACCGCCCGCTCTACGACTGGATTCTCGAAACGCTCGAACTCTACCAGCCGCACCAGTACGAATTCGCCCGCCTCAACCTCACTTACACCATCATGAGCAAACGCAAGCTGCTCGAACTGGTAAAAGAAAATCTCGTAAACGGCTGGGACGATCCGCGCATGCCGACCGTTTGCGGCATGCGCCGCCGCGGCTACACGCCCGAGGCCATCCGCGCCTTCTGCACCGAAATCGGCATCACCAAAACCGAAAGCCTTACCGACGTCGCCCTGCTCGAACACCATGTCCGCAGCGACCTCAACGAAATCGCGCCGCGCCGCATGGCCGTACTCGATCCGCTTAAAGTCGTCATCACCAGCTATCCCGCCGGACAGACCGAAGAATTCGAACTGCCCAACCATCCGAACAAACCGGAAATGGGCATTCGCACGGTTCCGTTCAGCCGTGAGATTTACATCGAGCGCGAGGACTTCATGGAAGAGCCAGCGAAAAAATTCTTCCGCCTCGCCCCCGGCACCGAAGTCCGCCTGCGCGGCGCTTATCTGGTGACTTGCACAAACGTCGTCAAAGACGGTTCCGGCAACATCACCGAACTACACTGTTCACACGACCCTGAATCCAAAGGCGGCAATGCGCCTGACGGACGAAAAGTCAAAGGCACCATCCACTGGGTTTCCGCCGTACACGGCATCAAAGCCGAAGTACGCCTCTACGATCGCCTGTTCACCAGTGAAAATCCCGCCGCCGAAGAAGCTGATTTCAAAGAATATCTGAACCCCGATTCACTCAAAGTGATTACCGGCTTCATTGAACCCGGCCTGGCGGCGGCGAAGGCCGGCGAAAAATTCCAATTTGAACGCATCGGCTACTTCTGCGCCGACATCGACACCGATTCAGTGAAGCCCGTATTCAACCGCACCGTCGGCCTGCGCGAATCTTCGACCAAACAGGCATAA
- a CDS encoding Rrf2 family transcriptional regulator → MKMSTKGRYAVRILLGIARYQKNGPVSKKIVAAEECISADYIEQIIVPLKNEGLVIGLRGVKGGFVLAKDPAKITVYDILRASEGEMSLVDCARNDCKGRDKNLCVTRPVWEGASQVLEAYFSKITLKDLLNKEADLMKNRAASYSI, encoded by the coding sequence ATGAAAATGTCAACCAAGGGTCGGTACGCGGTTCGTATTTTGCTCGGTATCGCCCGCTATCAGAAAAACGGGCCGGTTTCCAAAAAGATTGTTGCTGCGGAGGAATGCATCTCTGCCGACTATATTGAACAGATCATCGTTCCTCTCAAAAACGAAGGACTGGTGATTGGTCTGCGCGGCGTCAAAGGCGGGTTCGTGCTCGCCAAAGACCCTGCCAAAATCACGGTGTATGACATTCTCCGCGCTTCCGAAGGCGAAATGTCGCTGGTGGACTGCGCCCGTAATGACTGTAAAGGTCGTGACAAAAACCTTTGCGTAACCCGTCCGGTTTGGGAAGGTGCCTCACAGGTTCTTGAAGCCTATTTCTCAAAAATCACGCTCAAAGACCTGCTCAACAAAGAAGCGGATCTAATGAAAAACCGCGCCGCCAGTTACAGCATCTAA
- the cysK gene encoding cysteine synthase A — MKIYDSITQTIGGTPLIRLNRLAAGLKATVAVKLESRNPLGSVKDRIGIAMIEAAEKNGDLKPGATIVEPTSGNTGIALAFAAAAKGYKLILTMPETMSIERRKLLAALGAELILTPGSEGMPGAIKKAEALVGTLPDAYMPQQFDNAANPEIHRQTTAVEIWNDTDGSVDLFVAGVGTGGTLTGVGSALKKRKASVKVVAVEPTDSPVISGGKPGPHKIQGIGAGFIPTNLDTKLIDEVMLISSADAGATARRLAKEEGILCGISAGGNVWAALQLAKRPENEGKLIVTVICDSGERYLSTWLFDEA; from the coding sequence ATGAAAATTTACGACAGCATAACGCAGACCATCGGCGGAACGCCGCTAATTCGGTTGAACCGTCTTGCCGCAGGACTCAAGGCAACCGTGGCGGTAAAACTGGAATCACGCAATCCGCTTGGCAGCGTCAAAGACCGTATCGGTATTGCGATGATCGAAGCGGCGGAAAAAAACGGTGATCTGAAACCCGGAGCAACCATCGTTGAGCCGACCAGCGGCAACACCGGCATCGCGCTGGCCTTCGCCGCCGCCGCCAAAGGCTACAAACTGATTCTCACCATGCCGGAAACCATGAGCATCGAGCGGCGCAAACTGCTCGCCGCGCTTGGCGCGGAGTTGATTCTCACGCCCGGCTCAGAAGGTATGCCGGGAGCGATCAAAAAAGCGGAAGCGCTGGTCGGAACACTGCCAGACGCATACATGCCGCAGCAGTTTGACAACGCCGCCAATCCCGAAATCCATCGCCAGACTACAGCGGTTGAAATCTGGAACGACACCGACGGCTCCGTTGATCTGTTCGTCGCGGGAGTCGGAACCGGCGGAACGCTCACCGGTGTCGGCAGTGCGCTCAAGAAGCGCAAAGCCTCCGTTAAGGTGGTTGCTGTTGAGCCGACTGACTCGCCTGTCATTTCCGGCGGCAAACCGGGTCCGCACAAAATTCAGGGAATCGGCGCGGGTTTTATACCGACCAACCTCGACACCAAACTGATCGACGAAGTGATGCTGATCAGCTCCGCCGATGCCGGAGCAACCGCGCGGCGCCTTGCCAAAGAAGAAGGAATCCTTTGCGGAATTTCTGCTGGCGGCAATGTCTGGGCCGCGCTTCAACTGGCTAAACGACCGGAGAATGAAGGTAAGCTGATCGTCACCGTCATTTGTGACAGCGGCGAGCGCTACCTTTCCACTTGGCTTTTCGACGAAGCTTGA
- a CDS encoding AraC family transcriptional regulator — MIQRTTDTFDQQIHPAGSPFPADADVFLTTLATFQSLGNFKWEQVAAITAIHAVLEGEGTVLHNGIAYEAKRGDLFIFRKGEHYHYYDHPEKPWNYIYILISGSRLDALLEQIGLTADQPILNVSDFDRFWIKLNILKQEFEKEAVSGISAVRAGWELLELLKERCERHTPSLKRDVTETARQIIKFNPQTVTNVNTLADALQVSRVTLFRSFKKRYGISIKEYIEQVRFERIQTLLKASSLPISDIARMGGFTDPLYFSRAFRKRYGVPPAQWRSMDRTSAQASSKSQVER; from the coding sequence ATGATACAGAGAACGACAGACACATTCGACCAGCAGATCCATCCTGCAGGAAGTCCGTTCCCTGCCGATGCCGATGTTTTCCTAACCACGCTGGCGACCTTTCAGAGCCTTGGGAACTTTAAGTGGGAACAGGTCGCAGCAATCACAGCCATTCATGCCGTGCTGGAAGGAGAAGGAACCGTTCTGCACAACGGAATCGCCTATGAAGCAAAGCGCGGCGACCTGTTCATCTTCCGCAAGGGCGAGCACTACCATTATTACGACCATCCGGAAAAGCCGTGGAACTACATCTATATCTTAATTTCTGGAAGCCGCCTTGATGCGCTTTTGGAACAAATCGGTCTAACGGCAGATCAGCCGATTTTAAACGTGTCAGACTTCGACCGATTCTGGATCAAGTTGAACATTCTGAAGCAGGAGTTCGAGAAAGAAGCCGTCTCCGGAATATCCGCCGTACGTGCCGGATGGGAGCTTCTCGAATTGCTGAAAGAACGCTGCGAACGTCATACGCCGTCTCTAAAACGTGATGTCACTGAAACCGCTCGGCAGATCATCAAATTTAATCCACAGACCGTTACTAACGTAAACACGCTGGCCGATGCGTTGCAGGTCAGCCGAGTCACCCTGTTCAGAAGTTTTAAAAAGCGCTACGGAATTTCGATCAAAGAATATATCGAGCAGGTTCGGTTCGAGCGGATTCAGACGCTACTTAAAGCGTCATCTCTTCCGATCAGCGATATTGCCCGTATGGGCGGATTCACAGATCCTCTGTATTTCAGCCGGGCATTCCGGAAACGCTACGGCGTTCCGCCCGCTCAGTGGAGATCAATGGATCGTACCTCGGCTCAAGCTTCGTCGAAAAGCCAAGTGGAAAGGTAG
- a CDS encoding trimethylamine corrinoid protein 2 has translation MGDALPCAFPNLGPDFFPAIYGGEIIFEASTSYIKPFLNDWADADGLKLSGENPYWEKMEELYAAYIEAGKNTFYTGWPDLHPGADCLVGFRGPQNLAIDLFDDPDAVKKELKKVTADFFKTYEHYYKKLSSAGQACTGWPGIVSTRRWHVPSNDFSYMISPEQFNEFFLEGLREECNYFDASIYHLDGVGSLRHLDRLLEIKTLNAIQWVWGAGRGEVTDWIGVFKKVQAAGKGVQLFHVYPQHLDVLIENLRPEGVWMGVCGIESEEHGAAVLKKINRWK, from the coding sequence ATGGGAGATGCGTTACCTTGTGCTTTTCCGAATCTCGGTCCGGACTTTTTCCCGGCAATTTACGGCGGTGAAATTATTTTTGAAGCCAGTACGTCATACATCAAGCCGTTCCTGAACGATTGGGCGGATGCGGATGGATTGAAACTGTCCGGCGAGAATCCATACTGGGAAAAAATGGAAGAGCTCTATGCGGCGTACATCGAAGCCGGGAAGAACACCTTTTACACCGGCTGGCCGGACCTCCATCCTGGAGCGGACTGCCTCGTTGGATTTCGCGGACCGCAGAATTTGGCCATTGATCTGTTTGACGACCCGGATGCCGTGAAGAAAGAGCTGAAAAAGGTCACCGCTGATTTTTTCAAAACGTATGAGCACTACTACAAAAAGCTGAGTTCCGCCGGACAGGCCTGTACCGGCTGGCCGGGAATCGTGTCCACCCGCCGGTGGCATGTGCCGTCCAACGATTTTTCCTACATGATCAGCCCGGAACAGTTTAACGAATTTTTTCTCGAGGGACTTCGGGAAGAGTGCAATTACTTCGACGCCTCAATCTACCATTTGGACGGAGTCGGCAGCTTGCGACATCTGGACCGCCTGCTGGAAATCAAAACGCTAAACGCGATTCAATGGGTGTGGGGCGCCGGACGCGGCGAAGTGACGGACTGGATCGGTGTCTTTAAGAAAGTTCAGGCCGCTGGAAAAGGAGTTCAACTTTTTCATGTGTACCCGCAGCATCTGGATGTGCTGATCGAAAATCTTCGTCCCGAAGGGGTCTGGATGGGAGTCTGCGGAATTGAGTCAGAAGAGCATGGCGCGGCGGTTCTGAAAAAAATAAACCGTTGGAAATAG
- a CDS encoding hydroxymethylglutaryl-CoA reductase, which translates to MSTSFANVPLQWVGPVKIAGPEIDIETELPLATYETPLFASVNRGARVATASGGIKAVVIDERMSRSVLFEAPDAIVAFQCLEKIKAEFPKFGTVVATTSRFAKLIDMHSQIAGNLLFIRFEFTTGDASGHNMVTFASEALMTRILELCPALKYESISGNFCSDKKATGVNGILGRGKYVVAELTVPGKLVQKYLKSTPEKIVQLNIRKNLIGTMLAGGLRSANAHYANMLLAFYLATGQDAANIIEGSQGVTQAEVRNGDLWFSVTIPNLIVGTVGNGKGLPFVEEVMQKLGCREEREPGANARRLALICSAAVLCGELSLMAALTNPGELMAAHRKLERKG; encoded by the coding sequence ATGAGTACGTCTTTTGCCAATGTACCGCTTCAATGGGTCGGGCCGGTCAAAATCGCCGGGCCGGAAATTGATATCGAAACCGAACTGCCGCTGGCGACCTACGAAACGCCGCTGTTCGCTTCCGTCAACCGCGGCGCGCGCGTCGCTACCGCCTCCGGCGGAATCAAAGCGGTCGTCATCGATGAACGGATGAGCCGTTCGGTTCTATTCGAAGCGCCGGACGCCATCGTCGCTTTCCAATGTCTGGAAAAAATTAAAGCAGAATTTCCGAAGTTTGGAACCGTCGTCGCCACGACCAGCCGCTTTGCCAAACTGATCGACATGCATTCGCAGATCGCGGGCAACCTGCTTTTTATCCGCTTCGAGTTCACCACTGGCGACGCCTCCGGCCATAACATGGTCACCTTCGCCAGCGAAGCGCTGATGACCCGTATTCTTGAACTTTGCCCGGCGCTGAAATACGAATCGATCTCCGGCAACTTCTGCTCCGACAAAAAAGCCACCGGCGTCAATGGCATTCTCGGGCGCGGCAAATATGTCGTTGCCGAACTGACCGTTCCCGGAAAACTGGTTCAGAAATATCTGAAAAGCACGCCGGAAAAAATCGTCCAGCTCAACATCCGAAAAAACCTGATCGGCACCATGCTGGCGGGCGGACTGCGCTCCGCCAACGCGCACTACGCCAACATGCTGCTGGCCTTCTATCTCGCCACCGGCCAGGATGCCGCCAACATCATCGAAGGTTCGCAGGGCGTCACGCAGGCGGAAGTCCGCAACGGCGATCTCTGGTTTTCCGTCACCATTCCCAACCTGATCGTCGGCACGGTCGGCAACGGCAAAGGACTTCCGTTCGTCGAAGAAGTGATGCAGAAACTCGGTTGCCGCGAAGAACGCGAACCGGGCGCCAACGCCCGCCGCCTTGCCCTCATCTGCTCCGCCGCCGTTCTCTGCGGCGAACTTTCCCTCATGGCCGCGCTCACCAATCCCGGCGAACTCATGGCCGCTCACCGCAAGCTGGAAAGAAAGGGTTGA
- a CDS encoding DUF1016 domain-containing protein — translation MNNELHLSQSLFSEIRSLIEQGRQQVAVTVNAAMTLLYWQVGKRLNDEVLKDRRAEYGQHVVAALSQQLTAEYGKGWSKRHLHHCLRFAETFPDPQIVNALRTQLSWTHIRTILPIDDELKRTFYIEMCRFEKWSTRTLEERIQSMLFERTAISKKPEETIQRELQQLGATGQITPDLVFRDPYFLDFLDLKDSYSEKDLESAITAELQRFITELGSDFAFMARQKRIPIDSRDYYLDLLFYHRRLKALVAIDLKLGEFDAAYKGQMELYLAWLEKHESVEGENSPIGLILCAGKNPEHVELLQLHKSNIKVADYFTILPSKEVLLDKYHKAIAIARNSMTLRGEREES, via the coding sequence ATGAATAACGAGCTGCACCTAAGCCAGAGCCTTTTTTCCGAAATCAGATCGCTGATCGAGCAGGGTCGCCAGCAGGTGGCGGTGACGGTTAACGCCGCGATGACGCTGTTGTACTGGCAGGTCGGCAAGCGGCTTAATGACGAGGTGCTGAAGGATCGGCGGGCGGAATACGGACAACATGTGGTTGCCGCCTTGTCGCAGCAATTGACGGCGGAGTACGGTAAAGGCTGGAGCAAGCGGCATTTACATCATTGTCTCCGCTTTGCGGAGACTTTTCCCGATCCTCAAATTGTGAACGCACTGCGTACACAATTGAGCTGGACCCATATTCGAACCATCCTTCCGATTGACGATGAGCTGAAGCGGACGTTTTATATTGAGATGTGCAGGTTTGAGAAATGGAGCACACGGACGCTTGAGGAGCGCATTCAATCCATGCTTTTCGAGCGTACGGCGATCAGTAAAAAGCCGGAAGAGACCATTCAGCGTGAACTTCAGCAACTGGGTGCCACGGGTCAGATTACCCCCGACCTAGTGTTTCGCGACCCGTATTTCTTGGATTTCCTCGATTTGAAGGATAGCTATTCGGAGAAAGACCTTGAGTCGGCAATTACCGCCGAGTTGCAACGGTTTATCACCGAGCTGGGCAGCGACTTTGCCTTTATGGCCCGGCAGAAGCGGATCCCGATTGACAGCCGCGACTATTACTTAGATTTGCTTTTTTATCACCGTCGGCTTAAGGCGCTTGTGGCGATTGATTTGAAGCTTGGCGAGTTTGATGCTGCCTATAAAGGCCAGATGGAGCTGTATCTGGCGTGGCTCGAAAAACACGAATCGGTTGAGGGTGAGAATTCACCCATCGGACTGATTCTGTGTGCGGGGAAAAATCCGGAGCATGTCGAGCTGTTACAATTGCACAAGAGTAATATCAAAGTAGCCGACTACTTTACCATTCTGCCTTCCAAAGAGGTGTTGCTGGATAAATATCACAAAGCGATTGCCATTGCCCGCAACAGCATGACCTTGCGGGGCGAAAGGGAAGAATCATGA